Proteins encoded in a region of the Flavobacterium sp. PMTSA4 genome:
- a CDS encoding DUF7619 domain-containing protein, translating into MKKTLLFLFLLISTSIFSQFQTSYTPLQVCDDNNDGYATFNLSSKLPEILANVNAADYQVTFHISSTNATAGVNPIINTTSYANSSPNLQQIFVRVVNINTNEVTITTFNLFVNPRPVVNPLTVSSCFNNGVAYFDLGSIAEQIWGQNNSTPNSLNVSFHLTQADAEAQANPLPYVFGTQNSVTDLFVNATYMNTSCSTVSVIVLIAETCGSTNCVPPTSIVTSNITTTSATVGWVGNGTSTTFEYIVLPQGSAAPTASATGFITTTVNPVAVTNLTPGACYTIYVRTRCTTTEASVWSTGVNFCTQSAPPVCGGQFIDNGGPNGNYLNNSDVTTTICPSNSGDVVTVTFTSFDTEVSWDALYVFNGNSIAAQQIASTNATGNVPGGLAGGFWGTTIPGPFTSTSPDGCLTFRFRSDGSVNRPGWVANITCAPAPTCLSVTQLTATNISSNSTTLGWNSPTANNSSNFEVLVLPQGSPAPTATTTGFITTTSNPYVASGLQPTTCYTAYVRVRCDVDDASAWSTGVNFCTLVAPPICGGQFVDNGGTAGNYLNNTNETTIICPTNPGQVVTVTFTQFDTEVNWDALYVYDGNSTAATQIASTNGAANVPGGIAGGYWGTTIPGPFTSSSADGCLTFVFRSDSSVVGLGWVANVTCESVDRIILNAFIDSNNNGVKDSGEVDFNHGSFLYDTNNSGNNTEVYSPNGYYVLTDPNGGSSFDIGYQVDSEYAAYFSAGTTAYSDMTIPVASGTQYLYFPITVTQTYTDVAVTIIPINAPRAGITNYRNEVIVKNSGIETIASTTLTFTKDSNLTIVNLSDSGATVTPTGFTRTFTNLLPNESRSIIVNMSVPPIPTVSIGQMLTNQASVSAQANDLIAENNFSELKQPIVAAYDPNDKMESHGGRIQFDSFSSNDFLFYTIRFENTGNISAIDVKVTDELDSRIDETTVRMIAASHDYVLTRIGSNLVWDFMDINLPVSITNTQIGKGYITFKVKLKPGFAIGDIIPNAANIFFDTNPPIVTNTFNTEFVQSLSTTTFTDNNIAVYPNPASTLVNVSLNNSSETISSVAVYDLLGKKVIENHTNNSNQVTINTSSLSKGVYLIEITSNSNIKLIKKLIIQ; encoded by the coding sequence ATGAAAAAAACATTACTCTTTCTATTTTTATTAATAAGCACTTCTATTTTTTCACAGTTTCAAACGAGTTATACCCCATTACAAGTCTGTGACGATAATAATGACGGCTATGCTACCTTTAATTTATCTTCAAAATTACCTGAAATTTTAGCCAATGTAAATGCTGCAGATTATCAGGTTACGTTTCATATATCTTCTACTAATGCTACTGCAGGTGTTAACCCTATAATAAACACTACAAGCTATGCAAATAGCTCGCCAAATCTTCAGCAAATTTTTGTTCGTGTTGTAAATATAAACACCAATGAAGTTACCATTACTACATTTAATTTATTTGTAAACCCAAGACCAGTTGTAAATCCTTTAACGGTCTCTTCATGCTTTAATAATGGTGTTGCCTATTTTGATTTAGGTTCAATAGCCGAGCAAATTTGGGGTCAAAATAATTCTACTCCTAATTCCTTAAATGTAAGTTTTCATTTAACTCAAGCAGATGCTGAGGCACAAGCAAACCCTTTGCCTTATGTTTTTGGCACACAAAACTCGGTTACTGACCTATTTGTAAATGCTACTTACATGAATACAAGTTGTAGCACAGTTAGTGTTATTGTTTTGATTGCAGAAACTTGTGGTAGCACAAATTGTGTTCCACCAACAAGCATTGTTACTTCAAATATTACCACTACATCTGCTACCGTTGGATGGGTTGGAAATGGAACATCGACTACTTTTGAATATATAGTATTACCTCAAGGCTCCGCTGCACCAACAGCTTCGGCAACGGGTTTTATTACAACAACTGTAAATCCTGTAGCAGTAACAAATTTAACACCTGGTGCTTGCTATACTATCTATGTCAGAACCAGATGTACAACTACGGAAGCTAGTGTTTGGTCAACAGGAGTTAATTTTTGTACACAGAGTGCTCCACCAGTTTGTGGAGGACAATTTATAGATAATGGTGGACCAAATGGGAACTATTTAAATAATTCAGATGTTACAACTACAATCTGTCCGTCCAATTCGGGAGATGTGGTAACCGTTACATTCACTTCATTTGATACAGAAGTTAGCTGGGATGCATTGTATGTTTTTAACGGTAATTCTATTGCTGCACAACAAATAGCTAGTACAAACGCTACAGGCAATGTTCCTGGTGGTTTAGCTGGTGGTTTTTGGGGAACAACTATTCCTGGACCATTCACTTCTACTAGTCCTGATGGATGTTTAACTTTTAGATTTAGAAGTGATGGCTCAGTAAACAGACCAGGTTGGGTAGCCAATATTACTTGTGCGCCAGCTCCAACTTGTTTATCAGTGACGCAATTAACTGCGACTAACATATCTTCAAACTCAACTACTTTAGGCTGGAATAGTCCTACTGCAAATAATTCTTCTAATTTTGAAGTTTTAGTATTACCTCAAGGTTCGCCCGCTCCAACTGCAACGACTACTGGATTTATCACTACAACTTCAAATCCCTATGTTGCTTCAGGTTTGCAACCAACTACCTGTTACACAGCTTATGTAAGAGTTAGATGTGATGTAGATGATGCAAGTGCATGGTCAACAGGAGTAAACTTTTGTACACTTGTTGCTCCACCAATTTGTGGCGGTCAATTTGTAGACAATGGTGGAACAGCTGGAAACTATTTAAATAACACAAATGAAACAACTATAATTTGTCCAACTAATCCAGGTCAAGTAGTGACTGTTACATTTACACAATTTGATACAGAAGTAAACTGGGATGCTTTATATGTATATGATGGAAATTCAACTGCTGCAACTCAAATAGCAAGTACAAACGGGGCGGCTAATGTTCCTGGAGGAATAGCTGGTGGATATTGGGGAACAACAATTCCTGGTCCTTTTACTTCTTCTAGTGCTGATGGTTGTTTAACTTTCGTTTTTAGAAGCGACAGTTCAGTAGTAGGATTAGGCTGGGTAGCAAATGTTACTTGTGAAAGTGTAGACAGAATAATTCTGAATGCTTTTATTGATAGTAATAATAATGGCGTAAAAGACTCAGGTGAAGTAGATTTTAATCATGGTTCATTTTTGTATGATACCAATAATTCAGGAAATAACACTGAAGTATATTCACCTAATGGATATTATGTTTTAACTGATCCAAATGGTGGCAGTTCATTTGATATTGGTTATCAAGTCGATTCTGAATATGCTGCTTATTTCAGTGCAGGAACAACAGCATATAGTGACATGACAATTCCTGTAGCAAGTGGTACACAGTATTTATATTTCCCAATTACAGTTACTCAAACTTACACTGATGTTGCGGTTACAATTATTCCAATAAATGCTCCAAGAGCTGGAATTACAAACTATAGAAATGAAGTAATTGTTAAAAATTCAGGAATAGAAACTATTGCTTCAACTACGTTAACGTTTACAAAAGATAGTAACCTTACCATTGTTAATCTTTCTGATTCTGGCGCTACAGTTACACCAACTGGTTTTACCAGAACCTTTACAAACTTATTACCAAATGAAAGTAGAAGTATCATAGTTAACATGAGTGTACCACCAATACCAACTGTAAGTATTGGACAAATGTTAACAAATCAAGCAAGTGTTTCAGCTCAAGCTAATGATTTGATTGCTGAAAATAATTTTAGTGAACTAAAACAACCTATTGTTGCGGCCTATGATCCAAATGACAAAATGGAATCTCATGGTGGAAGAATACAATTTGATTCATTCAGTTCAAATGATTTCTTATTTTATACTATCAGATTTGAAAATACAGGAAATATAAGTGCTATTGATGTAAAAGTTACAGACGAACTGGATAGTAGAATTGATGAAACCACTGTTAGAATGATTGCTGCAAGCCATGATTATGTTTTAACCAGAATTGGGTCAAATTTAGTTTGGGATTTTATGGATATTAATCTTCCTGTTTCTATTACTAATACACAAATTGGAAAAGGTTATATCACTTTTAAAGTTAAATTAAAACCAGGTTTTGCTATTGGTGATATAATCCCGAATGCTGCCAATATTTTCTTTGACACTAATCCGCCAATTGTAACCAATACCTTTAACACCGAATTTGTTCAAAGTTTAAGCACAACAACTTTTACAGATAATAACATTGCTGTGTATCCAAATCCTGCTTCAACTTTGGTCAATGTTTCATTAAATAATTCTTCTGAAACTATCAGTTCAGTTGCGGTTTATGATTTATTAGGCAAAAAAGTAATTGAAAACCATACTAATAATTCTAATCAAGTAACTATTAATACTTCATCGCTTAGTAAAGGAGTTTATTTAATAGAAATTACTTCAAACTCAAATATTAAATTGATTAAGAAATTAATAATTCAATAA
- a CDS encoding T9SS type A sorting domain-containing protein: MKRILLILVLCLLAGVSKVSAQTVTSISDIQTCPDLAAPNETIYIGYKAQEILAGADPVTHIVTFFGTLEDAQNNTNALPNQEYVVFGSQMIYARLENTIDSSISYYFFQIIVFAPSNITATLVFCDPSELPLYDLTNANPQFDMAPVMNWPPSYFLTFSDAQNYTNPLPNPLYAPTSGQGVDTVYIRYFNTFDCESIGTIVLETNLCNTSCSPPINLIANNITQNSIQLNWTNTSGTFVFHQISVVPQGNPPSTNNIVSFSAINSYTVSNLTSNTCYSIYLRMSCTGTSVTEWSAPFDICMTDCSTTGQCDQAFVLNAFIDTNNNSVKDDGESDFPYGTFNYQINDSGTTINGYNNTGLYYIYDDNPSNSYDVSFALDSNLSTYYACTTTYTDVTLPTGSGANTLYFPVTVINPHIDASVSLYTNNSPRPGFSYSNYITYKNNGTLPIASGTITFTKDNLVTINSISQTGTTPTANGFTYDFTNLQPFETRYITVTLQVPTIPTVQLGDLLTNSVSISADNDLYLTNNTASVTQTVVGSYDPNDKMESHGRNIVFEDFTANDYLTYTIRFENTGTANAEFIRIEDALDSQLDENTFELISASHQVNVRRNGTQLTFHFYAINLPPSSINIDDGHGYVQFKIKPKPDYDVGDIIPNTASIFFDYNPPIVTNTFETEFVESLSTSTFTKDNVVVYPNPANDFVQVALNNSNESISSITITDILGKTILEQKNINSNQTTINTSSLAKGMYLLKITSGTNASLVKKVVKQ; the protein is encoded by the coding sequence ATGAAAAGAATTTTACTTATTTTGGTTTTATGCCTTTTGGCTGGTGTTTCTAAAGTTAGTGCGCAAACGGTTACTTCTATTTCTGATATCCAAACATGTCCAGATTTGGCAGCACCTAATGAAACAATTTATATTGGATATAAGGCGCAAGAAATTTTGGCTGGTGCTGATCCTGTTACACATATTGTGACTTTTTTTGGAACATTAGAAGATGCTCAAAATAATACAAATGCATTGCCAAATCAAGAATATGTGGTTTTTGGCTCTCAAATGATTTATGCAAGATTAGAAAATACAATAGATAGTAGTATTAGCTATTATTTTTTTCAAATAATAGTATTTGCTCCCAGTAATATAACCGCAACATTGGTATTTTGTGATCCTAGTGAGTTGCCTTTATATGATTTGACAAATGCTAATCCTCAATTTGATATGGCTCCAGTAATGAATTGGCCTCCTTCATATTTTCTAACTTTTAGCGATGCTCAAAACTATACTAATCCTCTGCCAAATCCTCTTTATGCACCAACAAGTGGACAAGGTGTAGATACCGTTTATATTAGATATTTTAATACATTTGATTGTGAATCTATTGGAACTATTGTTTTGGAGACTAATCTTTGTAATACTTCATGTTCGCCACCAATAAATTTAATAGCTAATAACATAACTCAAAACAGTATTCAATTAAATTGGACAAATACAAGCGGTACGTTTGTTTTTCATCAAATAAGTGTTGTTCCACAAGGCAATCCTCCATCTACCAATAATATTGTATCCTTTTCAGCAATTAATTCATATACAGTAAGTAATCTAACATCTAATACTTGTTATAGTATCTATTTAAGAATGTCATGTACAGGAACTTCTGTTACTGAGTGGTCTGCTCCATTTGATATTTGCATGACCGATTGTAGTACTACTGGTCAGTGTGACCAAGCATTTGTTCTGAATGCATTTATTGATACTAATAATAATAGTGTAAAAGATGATGGCGAAAGTGATTTTCCTTATGGAACGTTTAATTATCAAATAAATGATTCGGGCACTACTATAAATGGTTATAACAACACTGGATTATATTATATATACGATGACAATCCTTCTAATTCGTATGATGTTAGCTTTGCTTTAGATAGCAATTTAAGTACTTATTATGCTTGTACTACCACTTATACCGATGTTACGCTTCCAACAGGTAGCGGAGCCAATACTCTATATTTCCCAGTTACTGTAATCAATCCTCATATTGATGCTAGTGTTAGTTTATATACTAATAATTCTCCAAGACCTGGTTTTTCTTATTCTAACTACATAACTTATAAAAATAATGGAACATTGCCTATTGCCAGTGGCACAATAACTTTTACAAAAGACAATCTAGTAACTATAAATTCTATTTCTCAAACAGGAACTACGCCTACGGCTAATGGTTTTACTTATGATTTTACCAATTTACAACCGTTTGAAACAAGATATATTACTGTTACGCTTCAAGTGCCTACTATACCAACAGTTCAATTAGGCGATTTATTGACCAATTCGGTTAGTATTTCAGCAGATAATGATTTGTATTTAACTAATAATACTGCATCCGTTACACAAACTGTTGTAGGCTCGTATGACCCAAATGATAAAATGGAATCGCATGGTAGGAATATTGTTTTTGAAGATTTTACGGCTAATGATTACCTTACGTATACCATTCGATTTGAGAATACAGGTACTGCCAATGCTGAGTTCATCCGCATAGAAGATGCGTTAGACAGCCAACTGGATGAAAATACGTTTGAATTAATCTCGGCAAGTCATCAGGTAAACGTGAGAAGAAACGGAACCCAACTTACCTTCCATTTCTATGCTATAAATTTACCGCCAAGTTCTATAAACATTGATGACGGACATGGATATGTTCAGTTTAAGATAAAACCAAAGCCGGATTATGATGTTGGCGATATCATTCCAAACACTGCAAGCATCTTCTTTGATTACAATCCACCGATTGTAACCAATACCTTTGAAACAGAGTTTGTAGAATCTTTGAGTACAAGCACCTTTACAAAGGACAACGTGGTGGTTTATCCAAATCCTGCTAATGACTTTGTGCAAGTGGCATTGAATAATAGTAATGAAAGTATAAGTTCAATCACAATTACTGATATTCTTGGAAAAACAATATTGGAACAGAAGAACATCAACAGTAATCAAACAACTATCAATACCTCATCACTGGCAAAAGGAATGTATTTGCTAAAAATCACATCGGGAACGAATGCTTCTTTAGTGAAAAAGGTAGTAAAACAATAA
- a CDS encoding DUF7619 domain-containing protein, translated as MKKLLLLALLAIFFIPIEGIAQLTCGQTFTDNGGPTANYLNNSNQITTICSSAPGETVNVTFASFDVETLWDGLLVYDGNSVTSPQIASTNGVGSGPLSAITGAFWGTSIPGPFTSTNPEGCLTFRFISDNTVNNPGWVAAVTCGANIPCFTPTNIYGTNVGNGGATISWVSPGQTQWEIIIQPNTLPAPTSSSTGILTTSNPYVATGLTNNVLYAFYIRTICTDGPTAWSAPITFTPYATLPPLSTNTSTYTPTQLVTDVLINNPCVQVSNVTSSTGINFGTSFNGLGYFTNTNPTFGLNSGIVLSTGDVTHVPGPNISTLSDGTDAWIGDTQLENIITTATGNVMNSKNATKLEFDFTSLNEFMSFNFLFASDEYGTYQCTYADAFAFLLTDLTTGITTNIAVLPGTTIPISVVTIRNGANNTSCASANANFFDQYFSGVANYMSATNFNGQTHVMTASSPIVAGNPYHVKLVIADRSDTLYDSAVFIQEGSFTTGPPECTDKIRLVSFIDENNNGVKDTDENEFTFGSFNLDTNNSGTPSSIIAPLGTYTIYYTNPTDVYDFSYTINAEYAPYYTAATTSYDDISIVSGSGTTIYYFPVTLSQPYNDLSISVLPSIPPRPGMAFRNKVVYTNHGVASASGTITFTKDANTTITSVSQPGTVVTATGFTYDFTNLAPYETRSFYVNMTAAASPTVEIDDILTNSATIAAAGGSGSSADISMANNAYTNSEVVVASYDPNDKMETHGGKIQHDQFTTNDYLYYTIRFQNNGTANAINIRIDDILDSRIDETSIRMVSASHNYILERNGSNLSWYFDYIQLAPYTTYNEDASRGYVTFKVKLKPGFAVGDIIPNNASIYFDNNAPIVTNTFNTEFVQSLGTTSFTDSNLVVYPNPASSHINIALYNSAEQISAVTLFDMLGKKVMEQVNIVGNQTTLNTGSLSKGVYLIEIKSTTNMKLVKKLIIQ; from the coding sequence ATGAAGAAACTATTACTCCTAGCCTTACTAGCTATTTTTTTCATTCCTATAGAAGGAATAGCTCAATTAACTTGCGGTCAAACCTTCACTGATAATGGTGGTCCAACTGCTAATTATCTTAACAACTCGAATCAAATTACAACCATTTGTTCTTCAGCACCCGGAGAAACAGTTAATGTAACATTCGCTTCTTTTGATGTAGAGACATTATGGGATGGACTATTAGTATATGATGGTAATTCAGTCACATCACCTCAAATTGCTAGTACAAATGGTGTAGGCAGTGGTCCTCTTAGTGCTATTACAGGCGCTTTTTGGGGTACTTCAATTCCTGGACCGTTTACTTCTACTAATCCCGAAGGTTGTTTGACTTTTAGATTTATTAGTGATAATACCGTAAATAATCCTGGATGGGTTGCAGCCGTTACTTGTGGTGCAAACATCCCTTGTTTTACACCAACAAACATCTATGGGACTAACGTAGGTAATGGCGGAGCCACTATAAGCTGGGTAAGCCCAGGGCAAACCCAATGGGAAATCATTATTCAACCAAATACTTTACCAGCACCAACTTCAAGTTCTACAGGAATATTAACTACTTCTAATCCGTATGTAGCAACAGGATTAACTAATAATGTTCTTTATGCCTTCTATATCCGAACAATTTGCACTGATGGCCCTACTGCTTGGTCAGCGCCAATTACGTTTACTCCTTATGCAACGCTACCTCCATTGAGTACAAATACCTCTACCTATACACCAACCCAATTAGTAACCGATGTATTAATTAACAATCCTTGTGTACAGGTATCTAACGTAACCTCAAGTACAGGTATAAATTTTGGAACCTCTTTTAATGGATTAGGTTATTTTACCAATACCAATCCTACCTTTGGTTTAAACTCAGGTATTGTATTATCTACAGGAGATGTAACACATGTTCCTGGTCCAAACATTTCAACTTTGAGTGATGGAACTGACGCATGGATTGGCGATACACAATTAGAAAACATTATTACAACTGCAACGGGTAATGTTATGAATTCGAAAAATGCCACTAAACTAGAGTTTGACTTTACGAGTTTAAATGAATTCATGAGTTTTAATTTCTTATTTGCATCTGATGAATATGGAACCTATCAATGTACTTATGCAGATGCCTTTGCTTTCCTTCTGACTGATTTGACTACAGGAATTACAACCAATATTGCGGTTTTACCGGGAACTACCATTCCAATATCCGTTGTAACTATCAGAAATGGTGCCAATAATACGTCATGTGCTTCTGCCAATGCTAATTTCTTTGACCAGTATTTTAGTGGAGTAGCTAATTATATGTCGGCAACTAACTTTAACGGACAAACCCACGTAATGACGGCTTCTTCACCTATTGTTGCGGGTAACCCTTATCATGTAAAATTAGTAATTGCGGATAGAAGTGATACCTTATATGATTCTGCAGTGTTTATTCAAGAAGGTAGTTTTACTACTGGTCCGCCAGAGTGTACGGATAAAATCAGGTTGGTTTCTTTTATCGATGAAAACAATAATGGTGTAAAAGATACTGATGAAAATGAATTTACTTTTGGTAGCTTTAACCTAGATACTAACAACTCGGGCACACCAAGTAGTATCATTGCTCCTTTGGGAACTTATACTATATATTATACCAACCCAACAGATGTGTATGATTTTAGTTATACCATTAATGCAGAATATGCACCTTATTATACTGCTGCCACTACTTCATATGACGATATTTCAATAGTATCAGGAAGTGGAACCACTATATATTATTTCCCGGTTACTTTATCGCAACCTTATAATGATTTATCAATTTCTGTATTGCCATCTATTCCTCCAAGACCAGGAATGGCGTTTAGAAATAAAGTAGTTTATACTAATCATGGCGTAGCATCAGCATCGGGAACAATTACTTTTACTAAAGATGCCAATACTACTATAACGTCAGTTTCACAACCTGGAACTGTAGTTACTGCTACTGGGTTTACGTATGACTTTACCAATTTAGCACCTTACGAAACGCGTTCGTTCTATGTAAATATGACTGCAGCGGCTTCGCCAACGGTAGAAATTGATGACATTCTTACTAACAGCGCTACCATTGCGGCGGCTGGTGGAAGCGGTTCTTCGGCAGATATTAGTATGGCAAACAATGCCTATACCAACAGCGAAGTAGTAGTTGCATCCTATGATCCTAATGATAAAATGGAAACTCATGGTGGCAAAATACAGCATGACCAGTTTACCACTAACGACTATTTATATTACACTATCAGATTCCAAAACAACGGAACTGCCAATGCCATCAACATCAGAATTGATGACATTTTAGACAGCAGAATCGATGAAACGAGTATAAGAATGGTGAGCGCTAGTCATAACTACATCTTAGAACGTAACGGCAGTAATTTAAGCTGGTATTTCGACTACATTCAATTGGCACCTTATACTACGTATAACGAAGACGCTAGTAGAGGTTATGTAACTTTTAAAGTAAAACTAAAACCAGGTTTTGCCGTTGGCGATATTATCCCGAACAATGCCAGCATCTATTTTGATAATAATGCACCTATTGTTACCAACACGTTCAACACCGAGTTTGTTCAAAGTTTAGGAACTACGAGCTTTACCGATAGCAATCTGGTGGTGTATCCTAATCCAGCATCGAGCCATATCAACATAGCGCTTTATAATTCGGCAGAGCAAATCAGTGCTGTAACCTTGTTTGACATGCTTGGCAAAAAAGTTATGGAACAAGTAAACATCGTAGGCAATCAAACTACGCTGAATACAGGTTCGTTATCAAAAGGAGTGTATCTAATTGAAATCAAATCAACTACCAACATGAAGCTGGTTAAGAAGTTAATTATTCAATAA
- a CDS encoding BaiN/RdsA family NAD(P)/FAD-dependent oxidoreductase: MISKYDILVIGGGAAGFFTAINLVEKNPQLNVAILERGKNVLEKVRISGGGRCNVTHACFVPNELVKFYPRGEKELRGPFHQFCSGDTIEWFEKHCVELKIEDDGRMFPVSDSSQTIIDCFLSATQKLGIDVLTSQSVQSVYKGDGYWKVETNHESYSCQRLVMTTGSNPKVWDMLQNLGHSIVPPVPSLFTFNIKDKRIKDLMGLSSLAQVKVKNSKLEATGPLLITHWGMSGPGILRLSAWGAILLAEKNYQFAILVNWLPDTTTEEAIDQLKELKLEHAKKVISKKSPFDMPNRLWESLVLAAGISEETKWADLSKNQLHQLANQLTTGEFQVNGKSTFKEEFVTAGGIDLKEINFKTMESKLHEGLFFAGEIVNIDAITGGFNFQNAWTSGYIVANSLG, translated from the coding sequence ATGATTTCTAAATACGACATTCTTGTTATTGGTGGTGGCGCAGCTGGATTTTTTACAGCCATTAATCTTGTGGAAAAAAATCCACAACTGAATGTCGCTATCCTTGAGCGTGGCAAAAATGTATTGGAGAAAGTGAGAATATCAGGTGGTGGACGATGCAATGTTACGCATGCGTGTTTTGTACCTAATGAATTGGTAAAATTTTATCCGCGTGGTGAAAAAGAGTTGCGCGGTCCTTTTCATCAATTTTGTAGTGGCGATACCATTGAGTGGTTTGAAAAACACTGTGTAGAGCTGAAAATTGAAGACGACGGCAGGATGTTTCCCGTTTCGGATAGTTCGCAAACTATTATTGACTGTTTTTTATCGGCTACACAAAAGTTGGGTATCGATGTATTGACTTCGCAGAGCGTGCAATCTGTTTACAAAGGTGACGGCTATTGGAAAGTAGAAACCAATCATGAGAGTTATTCTTGTCAACGCTTGGTAATGACTACGGGCAGTAACCCAAAAGTTTGGGACATGCTTCAAAATCTTGGTCACAGCATTGTTCCGCCAGTACCATCATTATTTACCTTTAATATAAAAGACAAACGCATCAAAGACTTAATGGGATTATCCAGTTTGGCACAAGTAAAGGTTAAAAACAGCAAACTCGAAGCCACAGGACCATTACTGATAACCCACTGGGGAATGTCGGGACCAGGAATACTGCGTCTTTCGGCTTGGGGTGCTATTCTTTTGGCAGAGAAAAACTATCAGTTTGCCATCTTGGTCAACTGGTTGCCCGATACTACTACCGAGGAAGCCATAGACCAATTGAAAGAGCTCAAACTGGAGCATGCCAAGAAAGTAATATCAAAAAAATCGCCGTTTGATATGCCCAATCGTTTGTGGGAAAGCCTAGTTTTAGCCGCAGGTATATCAGAGGAAACCAAATGGGCTGACCTTTCAAAAAATCAATTACACCAACTGGCTAACCAACTCACTACTGGCGAGTTTCAGGTGAATGGCAAAAGTACTTTTAAGGAAGAATTTGTTACCGCTGGAGGCATTGACCTTAAAGAAATCAATTTTAAAACCATGGAAAGCAAGCTGCATGAAGGATTATTTTTTGCTGGCGAAATTGTAAACATTGATGCCATTACAGGAGGTTTTAATTTTCAAAATGCTTGGACGAGTGGCTACATAGTGGCGAATTCATTGGGCTAA
- a CDS encoding glycerophosphodiester phosphodiesterase, which yields MLRIGHRGAKGHVAENTLASFQKALDLGVDMIELDVHRCASGEIIVLHDETLDRTTSGSGKVTDLTLSQLKMVSIEVEHQVPTLTEVLDLIHRKCVVNIELKGANTAKGTLDILATYIGEKGWQPTDFILSSFDWLALEEVHQLNPNIPIGVLTATDIDLAIGFAKFSKAVAIHPYYHLLTTETVAKMRENQFKIFPWTVNEPEDITFVKSLAVDGIISDYPERV from the coding sequence ATGTTACGCATTGGACATCGTGGTGCAAAAGGTCATGTAGCCGAAAATACCTTGGCTTCGTTCCAAAAAGCGCTCGACCTAGGCGTTGACATGATTGAACTCGACGTGCATCGATGTGCTTCGGGAGAAATTATTGTCCTTCACGATGAAACCCTAGACCGAACGACTTCGGGCAGTGGAAAAGTAACCGATTTAACGCTTTCGCAACTCAAAATGGTGTCTATAGAAGTTGAACATCAAGTGCCTACTTTAACCGAAGTTCTGGATTTAATCCATCGAAAATGTGTAGTGAATATAGAACTCAAAGGTGCCAACACCGCAAAAGGCACTTTGGATATCTTGGCTACTTATATAGGTGAAAAAGGATGGCAACCTACCGATTTTATCCTTTCCAGCTTTGATTGGTTGGCGCTGGAAGAAGTGCATCAATTGAATCCAAACATCCCAATTGGCGTCTTGACCGCAACCGATATTGATTTGGCCATTGGCTTTGCCAAGTTTTCTAAAGCTGTTGCCATTCATCCTTATTATCATTTGCTGACTACCGAAACGGTTGCCAAAATGAGAGAAAATCAATTTAAAATATTCCCTTGGACGGTAAATGAACCCGAAGATATTACCTTTGTCAAATCACTAGCTGTTGATGGCATCATTTCGGATTATCCAGAGAGAGTGTGA